The following proteins are co-located in the Cupriavidus pauculus genome:
- a CDS encoding excinuclease ABC subunit UvrA: MRDDLRPSRLKDRSAPEAPDVPPALDNFVRVRGAREHNLKDVAVDIPRNALVVFTGVSGSGKSSLAFGTLYAEAQRRYFESVAPYARRLIDQVGVPDVDSIEGLPPAVALQQQRGTPNARSTVGSVTTLSSLVRMLYSRAGTYPARQPMLYAEDFSPNTVEGACPECHGLGRIYDVTEQSMVPDDSLTIRERAVAAWPPAWHGQNLRDILVTLGYDVDTPWRDLPKKDRDWILFTDEQPTVPVYAGFTPREVRAALKRKLEPSYQGTFTGARRYVLQTFATTQSPLMKKRVAQYMIGRDCPACHGKRLKKAALSVTFAGLDIGEFTRLPLGRVAELMRPIAQGEVPGQGDAGGAVLSRKAARADTARRVAAGGSAHKAAPDVRRTPNLSEEKRLAAQRIADELIERLSTLIDLGLGYLSLDRSTPTLSSGELQRLRLATQISSQLFGVVYVLDEPSAGLHPADGEALLVALRRLKAAGNSLFVVEHDTRTMRQADWIVDVGPAAGEHGGRVLYSGPPDGLAGIADSRTAAYLFGPPEQAARAPRAPAGWLKLAHVSRNNLHRVDVDVPLGAFTAVTGVSGSGKSSLISQALPELVNRHLGRTDDTDAEDDRDPLFAVTDAPTEGRIAGGMESVRRLVRVDQKPIGRTPRSNLATYTGLFDHIRKLFAATPAARERRFTAGRFSFNVAQGRCPTCEGEGFVSVELLFLPSVYAPCSACHGTRYRPQTLEILWQGRNIAEVLDLTVDAACAFFADEAPAMRALTALRDIGLGYLRLGQPATELSGGEAQRIKLATELQRTQRGDTLYVLDEPTNGLHPADVDRLMMQLQRLVDAGNTVVVVEHDMRVVAQADWVIDIGPGAGDQGGRIVASGPPAAIATSTASVTADYLAAELGSTPQLKSLRS; encoded by the coding sequence ATGCGTGACGATTTGAGACCCTCCCGGCTGAAGGACCGTTCCGCTCCGGAGGCGCCAGACGTGCCGCCGGCACTGGACAACTTCGTCCGGGTACGCGGCGCGCGCGAGCACAACCTCAAGGACGTGGCCGTCGATATCCCGCGCAATGCGCTGGTGGTGTTCACGGGCGTTTCCGGCTCGGGCAAGTCTTCGCTGGCCTTCGGCACGCTCTACGCCGAGGCCCAGCGGCGCTACTTCGAATCCGTCGCGCCGTACGCGCGGCGGCTGATCGATCAGGTGGGCGTGCCGGACGTCGACAGCATCGAGGGCCTGCCCCCCGCCGTGGCGCTGCAGCAGCAGCGCGGCACGCCCAACGCGCGATCGACGGTGGGCAGCGTTACCACGCTGTCGAGCCTGGTGCGCATGCTGTATTCGCGCGCCGGAACCTATCCCGCACGGCAGCCGATGCTCTACGCCGAGGATTTCTCGCCCAATACCGTCGAGGGCGCCTGCCCGGAATGTCACGGGCTTGGCCGCATCTACGATGTCACCGAGCAGTCGATGGTGCCCGACGACTCGCTGACCATTCGGGAGCGCGCGGTGGCCGCGTGGCCGCCCGCGTGGCACGGCCAAAACCTGCGCGACATCCTGGTGACGCTCGGCTACGACGTCGATACGCCGTGGCGCGACCTGCCGAAAAAGGACCGCGACTGGATCCTCTTCACCGATGAACAACCGACCGTCCCGGTGTACGCCGGATTCACGCCACGCGAGGTGCGTGCCGCGCTGAAGCGCAAGCTGGAGCCGAGCTACCAGGGGACGTTCACCGGTGCCCGGCGCTACGTCCTGCAGACCTTTGCCACCACGCAGAGCCCGCTGATGAAGAAGCGCGTGGCGCAGTACATGATCGGGCGCGACTGCCCGGCGTGCCACGGCAAGCGGCTCAAGAAGGCGGCGCTGTCGGTGACGTTCGCCGGCCTGGACATCGGCGAATTTACCCGCCTGCCGCTGGGCCGCGTGGCCGAACTCATGCGCCCCATCGCGCAAGGCGAGGTGCCGGGGCAGGGCGATGCCGGCGGCGCCGTGCTAAGCCGCAAGGCCGCCCGCGCGGATACGGCACGACGCGTGGCGGCCGGCGGCTCGGCCCACAAGGCGGCCCCCGACGTGCGGCGGACGCCGAACCTGTCCGAAGAGAAGCGGCTGGCGGCGCAACGCATCGCGGACGAGTTGATCGAGCGCTTGTCCACGCTGATCGATCTGGGCCTGGGCTACCTGTCGCTCGATCGCAGTACCCCCACGCTGTCTTCGGGCGAACTGCAGCGGCTGCGGCTGGCCACGCAGATTTCGTCGCAACTGTTCGGCGTGGTCTATGTGCTCGACGAACCCTCGGCCGGGCTGCATCCCGCCGACGGCGAGGCGCTGCTGGTGGCGCTGCGCCGGCTGAAGGCCGCCGGCAACTCGCTGTTCGTCGTCGAGCACGATACGCGGACCATGCGCCAGGCCGACTGGATCGTCGATGTCGGGCCGGCCGCCGGCGAGCATGGCGGACGCGTGCTGTACAGCGGCCCGCCGGACGGCCTTGCCGGTATCGCGGACTCGCGCACCGCGGCCTACCTGTTCGGCCCGCCGGAGCAGGCGGCGCGCGCGCCCCGGGCGCCGGCGGGATGGCTCAAGCTGGCCCACGTCTCGCGTAACAACCTGCATCGGGTGGATGTGGATGTCCCGCTGGGCGCCTTCACGGCCGTGACCGGCGTTTCGGGGTCGGGCAAGTCGAGCCTGATCAGCCAGGCGCTGCCCGAACTCGTCAACCGGCACCTGGGCCGTACCGACGACACCGATGCCGAGGACGACCGCGACCCGCTGTTCGCGGTGACCGACGCGCCGACCGAAGGCCGCATCGCGGGCGGCATGGAATCCGTGCGCAGGCTGGTGCGTGTGGACCAGAAACCCATCGGCCGCACGCCCCGTTCCAACCTGGCGACGTACACCGGGCTCTTCGACCATATCCGCAAGCTGTTCGCCGCCACGCCCGCCGCGCGCGAACGTCGCTTCACGGCCGGCCGTTTCTCGTTCAACGTTGCGCAGGGCCGCTGCCCGACATGCGAGGGGGAAGGGTTCGTCAGCGTGGAGCTGCTGTTCCTGCCGAGTGTCTACGCGCCGTGCTCGGCATGCCACGGCACGCGCTACCGGCCGCAGACGCTGGAGATCCTGTGGCAGGGCCGGAACATCGCCGAGGTGCTGGACCTGACCGTCGACGCGGCCTGCGCATTCTTTGCCGACGAGGCGCCGGCGATGCGCGCCCTGACGGCTTTGCGCGATATCGGGCTTGGCTATCTGCGCCTGGGGCAGCCGGCCACGGAACTATCGGGCGGCGAGGCGCAGCGGATCAAGCTGGCCACCGAGCTGCAGCGTACGCAGCGGGGCGACACGCTTTACGTGCTCGACGAGCCCACCAACGGCTTGCATCCCGCCGATGTGGATCGGCTGATGATGCAGTTGCAGCGACTGGTGGACGCCGGGAACACGGTGGTCGTGGTGGAACACGACATGCGTGTGGTGGCGCAGGCGGACTGGGTCATCGACATCGGCCCCGGCGCCGGCGACCAAGGGGGGCGGATCGTGGCAAGCGGCCCGCCCGCCGCCATCGCGACGTCCACCGCGAGCGTGACGGCGGACTATCTCGCGGCGGAACTTGGTTCTACCCCTCAACTGAAATCATTGCGCTCCTGA
- a CDS encoding 23S rRNA (adenine(2030)-N(6))-methyltransferase RlmJ: MLSYRHAFHAGNHADVLKHAVVVQLLDYLTQKDKPFWYVDTHAGAGLYALDHAYAQKKSEFETGIGPLWRARAGGQPLPDMLEAYLDQVRELNPDGSLKHYPGSPWLAWQMLRDADRLRLFELHSTEIQVLRDNFRGAGRKVMLYDGDGFNGIRAILPPPPRRALVLIDPSYEDKQDYARTLDTLKAGLERFATGVYAIWYPEVQRRESVQLPAQLKRLPLKSWLHVTLTVKHPVEGGLGLHGSGMFVANPPWTLKAAVEAAMPVLVDLLGQDAGAQFTLESLDN, translated from the coding sequence ATGCTCAGTTATCGTCACGCCTTTCACGCCGGCAATCACGCCGATGTCCTCAAGCACGCCGTGGTCGTCCAGTTGCTGGACTACCTGACGCAGAAGGACAAGCCGTTCTGGTATGTCGATACCCACGCCGGCGCCGGCCTCTACGCGCTGGACCACGCCTACGCCCAGAAGAAATCGGAATTCGAGACCGGTATCGGCCCGCTCTGGCGCGCCCGTGCGGGCGGCCAGCCGCTGCCGGACATGCTGGAGGCGTACCTGGATCAGGTGCGCGAACTGAACCCCGATGGCAGCCTGAAGCACTACCCCGGCTCGCCGTGGCTGGCGTGGCAGATGCTGCGCGACGCCGACCGGCTGCGCCTGTTCGAACTGCACAGCACCGAGATCCAGGTGCTGCGCGACAACTTCCGCGGCGCCGGCCGCAAGGTCATGCTCTACGACGGCGACGGCTTCAATGGCATCCGGGCCATCCTGCCGCCGCCGCCCCGCCGCGCGCTGGTGCTGATCGATCCGTCCTACGAGGACAAGCAGGACTACGCACGCACGCTGGACACGCTGAAGGCCGGGCTGGAGCGCTTTGCCACCGGCGTCTATGCGATCTGGTATCCGGAAGTCCAGCGGCGGGAATCGGTGCAACTGCCGGCGCAGCTCAAGCGCCTGCCGCTCAAGAGCTGGCTGCACGTGACGCTGACCGTCAAGCATCCGGTGGAAGGCGGCCTGGGGCTGCACGGCAGCGGCATGTTCGTGGCCAACCCGCCGTGGACGCTCAAGGCCGCGGTGGAAGCGGCGATGCCGGTGCTGGTCGACCTGCTCGGCCAGGACGCCGGCGCGCAGTTCACGCTCGAATCGCTCGATAACTGA
- the wecB gene encoding non-hydrolyzing UDP-N-acetylglucosamine 2-epimerase → MRRKVLAVFGTRPEAIKMAPLVHRIKAASDFELRICVTGQHRHMLDQVLRLFDIVPDFDLNVITQGQTLAGITTRVLNGVHEVLDRFQPEVVLVHGDTTTTLAATFASFYRNVAVGHVEAGLRTGDLRAPWPEEMNRRVTDVMASWHFAPTQQAMDTLVREGVDPARIRLTGNTGIDALLNVKQRLEADAEMQRSMADLYPFLDPDRSLILVTGHRRENFGAPFERLFTALRTLVDRNPDIQIVYPVHLNPRVREPVHAILSGHPDIHLIEPQEYVPFVYLMSRARLIVTDSGGIQEEAPALGKPVLVTRDTTERPEAVAAGTARLVGTDPARLIAAAELLLHDPEEYACMSRAHNPFGDGRASERIVHALQGKREFKAAGMGQLAAVAS, encoded by the coding sequence ATGCGCAGAAAAGTCCTCGCCGTATTTGGGACCCGGCCTGAAGCCATCAAAATGGCGCCGCTGGTCCACCGCATCAAGGCTGCCAGTGATTTCGAGCTGCGAATCTGCGTGACGGGCCAGCACCGGCATATGTTGGACCAGGTGCTGCGGCTGTTTGACATCGTCCCCGATTTCGACCTGAACGTGATTACCCAGGGCCAGACACTGGCCGGCATTACCACGCGGGTCCTGAACGGGGTACACGAAGTGCTCGACAGATTCCAGCCCGAAGTCGTGCTGGTGCATGGCGATACCACGACAACCCTGGCCGCCACGTTCGCGTCGTTCTATCGAAACGTTGCGGTGGGCCATGTCGAAGCCGGCTTGCGCACGGGCGATCTGCGCGCGCCCTGGCCCGAGGAAATGAACCGCCGCGTCACGGACGTGATGGCGTCCTGGCACTTCGCGCCCACGCAGCAGGCCATGGACACGCTGGTACGCGAAGGCGTGGATCCCGCCCGCATCCGCCTGACGGGCAACACGGGGATCGATGCGCTGCTGAACGTCAAGCAACGCCTGGAGGCCGATGCCGAGATGCAGCGCAGCATGGCCGACCTGTATCCGTTTCTCGATCCCGACCGCAGCCTGATTCTGGTGACCGGTCATCGACGGGAAAACTTCGGCGCGCCTTTCGAGCGGCTCTTCACCGCGCTGCGCACACTGGTGGATCGCAATCCCGACATTCAGATCGTCTATCCCGTTCACCTGAATCCGCGCGTGCGCGAGCCGGTGCACGCCATCTTGTCCGGGCACCCCGATATCCATCTGATCGAGCCGCAGGAATACGTGCCATTTGTCTATCTGATGTCCCGCGCACGGCTGATCGTCACCGATTCCGGCGGGATTCAGGAGGAAGCCCCGGCATTGGGCAAGCCGGTGCTGGTCACCCGGGATACCACCGAGCGGCCGGAGGCCGTCGCGGCCGGCACGGCGCGGCTGGTGGGCACTGATCCGGCTCGCCTGATCGCGGCAGCGGAACTGCTGCTGCACGATCCCGAGGAATACGCCTGCATGTCTCGCGCCCATAACCCGTTCGGCGACGGGCGCGCGAGCGAACGCATCGTCCACGCGCTGCAAGGCAAGCGCGAGTTCAAGGCGGCAGGGATGGGGCAGCTGGCCGCTGTCGCGAGTTAG
- a CDS encoding VanZ family protein produces the protein MPRLTSNHFRLLFGLCALAVLVLSLLPPDIPEPTTGWDKTNHMLAFGVLAALGVRSWPGRVWPVIVWLVAYGGLIEILQSLTSYRDASWPDLLADSLGIAIGLMLSYRAIRA, from the coding sequence GTGCCCCGTCTGACTTCCAACCATTTCCGGCTGCTGTTCGGCCTCTGCGCGCTGGCCGTGCTCGTGCTGTCGTTGCTGCCGCCGGACATCCCCGAGCCCACCACGGGCTGGGACAAGACCAACCACATGCTGGCCTTCGGCGTGCTGGCCGCGCTGGGCGTGCGTAGCTGGCCCGGGCGGGTGTGGCCGGTGATCGTGTGGCTGGTGGCCTATGGCGGGTTGATCGAGATCCTGCAGTCGCTGACCAGCTACCGCGACGCCTCGTGGCCGGACCTGCTGGCCGACAGCCTCGGCATCGCCATCGGGCTGATGCTCAGTTATCGAGCGATTCGAGCGTGA
- a CDS encoding DUF2188 domain-containing protein produces the protein MADNIHVVPTERNGWAVEVEGTDGATSHYPSQEEAIAAGMEKARQDRVELVIHGPDGEIQERNDFS, from the coding sequence ATGGCCGACAACATCCATGTAGTGCCCACCGAGCGCAACGGCTGGGCCGTCGAAGTCGAAGGCACGGACGGCGCCACGTCCCACTACCCGTCCCAGGAAGAAGCCATTGCGGCCGGCATGGAAAAGGCCCGGCAGGACCGCGTCGAACTGGTCATCCATGGGCCGGACGGCGAGATTCAGGAGCGCAATGATTTCAGTTGA